The Syntrophaceae bacterium genomic interval CCCTCTCGCCGGACAGCCGGCTGATCCCTTCGGAGCTGTTCAGGAAATGCATGAATGACGTTCTGTGCCGCCGGGGCCCGGAGCTTCTTCAATATGGAAACCCGCTGGGGTACGAACCCTTGCGGACCTTCATCGCCGGGCGGATGCGCGAGCACGGCATCTCTGTCTCCGCCGGGGAGATCATGATTGCCTCGGGCGCCCAGAATGCCCTGGAGCTTCTCCTGAGGATGCTGGCCGGCCCCGGCGATTCCGTCATCGTGGAGAGCCCCACCTATTCCCGGGTCATCGATCTGCTGCGTTTGAGCGGCATCCGCATCGTTGACGTGCCCATGAAGGAAGACGGCATGGATCTCGACGCCCTGGAGGAACGCCTGCGCCGGGAGCGGCCCGCGTTCATCTACACCATGCCCAACTTCCACAATCCCACCGGCATCACCACGGAGCAGGGGCATCGCGAGAGGCTCCTGCGTCTGTGCGAGACCTGCCGGACGCCTCTCGTCGAAGACGGGTTCGAGGAAGAGCTGAAATACTTCGGAAAGGCCGTCCTGCCCGTCAAGTCCATGGACCGCCAGGGAGTCGTGATTTACGTGGGGACCTTTTCCAAGTGTCTCTTTCCCGGGCTCCGCATCGGCTGGATCGCCGCGGACGGAGCCTGCATCGAGCGGCTGGCGCCCATCCAGCGGGCATTGACCATCTCGGGGAATGCCCTGGACCAGGCCGCCGTCCACGGTTTCTGCCGGGCGGGATATTACGACCTGCATATCAAGCGGGTGCACCGGGAGTACCGGAAGCGCATGCGGACCGCCCTGGATGCCATGAAGAGTTGTCTGAACCGGAAGCAGGTCCGGTGGACCCAGCCGGCCGGCGGTTATACGATCTGGCTCCAACTCCTCTCCGGCCGGTGGGACGAAGACGCCGTCGTCGACCTCCTGTTCCGGAATGGCGTCGCGGTATCGCCCGGCCGGCCGCACTTTCCTGGGCCTTCCGAGGGGGCGCACCTGCGCGTTTCCATCGCCCACACCGATGAGGCATCCATCAGGGAGGGCATCCGGAGAATGGGAGCGACCCTGTCGGAGATCCCGTGACACCGCCGAACGCGCCTCGCCCGGAAATATGTCCGGAGCCGGATTCGATCCATGATTCACAGCGCATGCGGAAGCGAGAATTCACAATGCGTTTGCTCCCTTGCCGACGGAAAGGAGACAAAACCATGTCCGATCGACCCCGCCTGATTCACGTGAACGTGAACCAGCCCTCTCTCCAGGCGGTCCGCGGAGAGGGGATTTACCTCTATGATGCCGATGGAAACCGGTATCTGGATGGATGCAGCGGAGCCCTGGTGGCCAATCTCGGCCATGGAGCCGGCGAAATCGCCCGGGCCATGGCCGTCCAGAGCGAGACGCTGCCGTACGTTTTCCGGGTCCACTTCTCCAGCCCCCCGGC includes:
- a CDS encoding PLP-dependent aminotransferase family protein is translated as MSILIQIDRKSDTPIFRQIVDRLAALADSAAVQPGTRLPSTRSMADMLSVDRSTVYRAYQELWALGYVESRPGSYTTIRSRTRIAKGQERAGSRLIDWEERISPNARSLRASFLEDGVRLKRAAAPDVIDFMPLSPDSRLIPSELFRKCMNDVLCRRGPELLQYGNPLGYEPLRTFIAGRMREHGISVSAGEIMIASGAQNALELLLRMLAGPGDSVIVESPTYSRVIDLLRLSGIRIVDVPMKEDGMDLDALEERLRRERPAFIYTMPNFHNPTGITTEQGHRERLLRLCETCRTPLVEDGFEEELKYFGKAVLPVKSMDRQGVVIYVGTFSKCLFPGLRIGWIAADGACIERLAPIQRALTISGNALDQAAVHGFCRAGYYDLHIKRVHREYRKRMRTALDAMKSCLNRKQVRWTQPAGGYTIWLQLLSGRWDEDAVVDLLFRNGVAVSPGRPHFPGPSEGAHLRVSIAHTDEASIREGIRRMGATLSEIP